One window from the genome of Amycolatopsis sp. NBC_01480 encodes:
- a CDS encoding serine/threonine-protein kinase yields the protein MKALEPADPRTVGRYRVHAELGRGGMGRVLLGSTADGRLVAIKLMHAQPGTQDDFRARFRREIDASRAVSGTYTAAVMDADPEAPAPWLVSVFVPGPPLNDVITGTGPLPEEPVRRLAAGLAAALLDIHRAGLVHRDLKPSNVLLAADGPRVIDFGIARAADGPDQGSLTQTGYLIGTPEYMSPEQVGGQVLTPASDVFCLGGVLVYAATGHNPFSGGSPARTLYNVAHGQPALTGLPPGLEYLVRSCLAKDPAARPNPAQLLDLAGELPASTRVWPVAVHRMIAAQQAEAERFYHAPEQTDVLERIDFPAPGGTFPQPGPDSWPTTTAPASQTRKRWPVLTALAVAGALAVAVVVLVTIKGNGSDAVAGPRPSTPASTPPTPGTSAPPSQAPPSVDRYTSLRTFAQNYVEAANEDAAGGQADRVKSFHCGSDQVGWVYLNMSVDRTHPRAELRDVQLVNDQTGAATVGFSQSPGAEPIPVVKLQIKAQGSNSWCAVAW from the coding sequence ATGAAGGCGCTGGAACCGGCCGACCCGCGCACGGTCGGGCGGTACCGGGTGCATGCCGAGCTCGGCCGCGGCGGGATGGGACGGGTGCTGCTCGGCTCCACCGCCGACGGCCGGCTGGTCGCGATCAAGCTGATGCACGCGCAACCCGGCACGCAGGACGATTTCCGCGCGCGGTTCCGTCGTGAGATCGACGCTTCCCGTGCGGTGTCGGGAACTTACACCGCGGCGGTGATGGACGCCGACCCCGAAGCGCCGGCGCCGTGGCTGGTCTCGGTCTTCGTGCCCGGGCCGCCGCTGAACGACGTGATCACCGGCACCGGGCCGCTGCCGGAGGAGCCGGTGCGCCGCCTGGCCGCCGGGCTCGCCGCCGCCCTGCTCGACATCCACCGCGCCGGTCTGGTGCACCGGGATCTCAAGCCCTCCAACGTATTGCTCGCCGCCGACGGTCCCCGGGTGATCGACTTCGGCATCGCACGGGCGGCCGACGGGCCGGACCAGGGCAGCCTGACGCAGACCGGCTACCTCATCGGCACCCCCGAGTACATGTCCCCGGAACAGGTCGGGGGCCAGGTGCTGACCCCGGCCAGCGACGTGTTCTGCCTCGGCGGCGTGCTGGTCTACGCGGCGACCGGCCACAACCCGTTCAGCGGCGGTTCGCCCGCGCGGACGCTGTACAACGTCGCGCACGGCCAGCCCGCGCTCACCGGTCTGCCGCCGGGGCTGGAGTACCTGGTGCGGTCCTGCCTGGCCAAGGATCCCGCCGCCCGGCCGAACCCGGCGCAGCTGCTCGACCTGGCCGGTGAGCTCCCGGCCTCGACGCGGGTCTGGCCGGTGGCGGTGCACCGGATGATCGCCGCGCAGCAGGCCGAGGCCGAGCGGTTCTACCACGCGCCGGAGCAGACCGACGTGCTGGAGCGGATCGACTTTCCCGCCCCCGGCGGCACTTTCCCGCAACCGGGACCCGACTCCTGGCCGACCACAACGGCCCCGGCGAGCCAGACCAGAAAGCGCTGGCCGGTCCTGACGGCGCTCGCGGTGGCCGGGGCGCTGGCGGTCGCCGTGGTGGTCCTGGTGACGATCAAGGGGAACGGTTCGGACGCCGTCGCCGGGCCTCGCCCGAGCACGCCCGCCTCCACCCCGCCCACGCCGGGGACTTCCGCGCCCCCGAGCCAGGCGCCCCCGAGTGTCGACCGCTACACCAGTCTCCGGACCTTCGCGCAGAACTACGTCGAGGCCGCCAACGAGGACGCCGCGGGCGGCCAGGCCGACCGGGTCAAGAGCTTCCACTGCGGCAGCGACCAGGTCGGCTGGGTGTACCTGAACATGTCGGTCGACCGGACCCACCCGCGCGCCGAACTCCGGGACGTGCAGCTGGTGAACGATCAGACCGGGGCCGCCACGGTCGGGTTCAGCCAGAGCCCCGGCGCGGAGCCGATCCCGGTGGTCAAGCTGCAGATCAAGGCGCAGGGGTCGAACAGCTGGTGCGCCGTCGCGTGGTGA
- a CDS encoding cytochrome P450, which produces MTIPELPLARPAGCPFDPPAELGAIREERPLARLAYPDGHQGWLVTGYAQTRAVLADPRFSSRVELAHYPLPGLEDLGELPPAPVGDLTGIDAPEHTRYRRLLAGKFTVRRMRQLAERVEQVTAEHLDAMERRGPDVDLVEAFAHPVPAVMICELLGVPYADRAEFQSHTAEMSRSDATPEEQFAAYGELQKYVGGLVLAKRAAPTDDLLSDLTTSDLTDDELGGVGTFLLGAGLDTTANMIALGTFALLRNPEQLALLRGADEETAERAVEELLRYLTIAHTGVRVALEDVELDGQLIKAGESVAVSLQAANRDPAKFPDPDALALDRKATGHLAFGHGIHQCLGQQLARVELRVALPALCTRFPSLRLAVPAEEVPLRPARQNIYGVARLPVKLS; this is translated from the coding sequence ATGACGATTCCCGAGCTGCCCCTGGCGCGTCCCGCGGGCTGCCCCTTCGACCCGCCCGCCGAGCTGGGCGCGATCCGCGAAGAGCGCCCGCTGGCCCGGCTGGCCTACCCGGACGGGCACCAGGGCTGGCTGGTCACCGGTTACGCGCAGACCCGAGCGGTGCTGGCCGACCCGCGCTTCAGCTCGCGGGTCGAGCTGGCGCACTATCCCTTGCCCGGCTTGGAGGATCTCGGTGAGCTGCCGCCCGCTCCGGTCGGCGACCTGACCGGGATCGACGCCCCCGAGCACACCCGCTACCGGCGTCTGCTGGCCGGCAAGTTCACCGTCCGCCGGATGCGGCAGCTCGCCGAGCGCGTCGAGCAGGTCACCGCGGAGCACCTGGACGCCATGGAGCGCCGCGGCCCGGACGTCGATCTGGTCGAGGCCTTCGCGCATCCCGTTCCCGCGGTGATGATCTGCGAGCTGCTCGGTGTGCCGTACGCCGACCGGGCCGAGTTCCAAAGCCACACCGCGGAGATGTCCCGCTCGGACGCCACCCCGGAGGAGCAGTTCGCCGCGTACGGCGAGTTGCAGAAGTACGTGGGCGGGCTGGTGCTGGCCAAGCGCGCCGCGCCGACGGACGATCTGCTCAGCGACCTGACGACCAGCGACCTGACCGATGACGAGCTGGGCGGGGTCGGCACGTTCCTGCTGGGCGCCGGTCTCGACACCACCGCCAACATGATCGCGCTCGGCACCTTCGCGCTGCTGCGGAATCCTGAGCAGCTGGCGCTTCTGCGCGGCGCCGACGAGGAGACCGCCGAACGGGCCGTCGAGGAGCTGTTGCGCTACCTGACCATCGCCCACACCGGGGTGCGGGTGGCGCTGGAGGACGTCGAATTGGACGGGCAGCTGATCAAGGCCGGGGAATCGGTCGCCGTCTCGCTTCAAGCGGCCAACCGCGACCCGGCGAAGTTCCCCGATCCCGACGCCCTCGCCCTGGACCGGAAGGCCACCGGGCACCTGGCCTTCGGGCACGGCATCCACCAGTGCCTCGGCCAGCAGCTGGCCCGGGTGGAGCTGCGCGTCGCCCTCCCGGCCCTGTGCACCCGCTTCCCGTCGCTGCGGCTGGCGGTCCCGGCGGAGGAGGTGCCGTTGCGTCCGGCTCGTCAGAACATCTATGGGGTGGCGCGGCTTCCGGTGAAGCTCTCGTGA
- a CDS encoding ABC transporter permease, which yields MTTLAPAPVRFYPLRDSVTMLRRNLKHMLRYPSMTLTLIGMPIVFLLLFVYVFGGTLGAGLGGASGGRAEYVNYVAPAIILMTVTATVQGTSISIAMDLTEGIIARFRTMHIARVSVLAGHVLGSVIQAVFALVVVTGVALLVGFRPAAGPGAWLATAGVLLAVTFALVWLAVALGQVSKSVETASNVLMPLVILPFLGSGFVPTDSMPAGLRWFAEYQPFTPIIETLRGLLMDKPIGNNAWFALGWCLLIGLVGYFWSKKLFARESAR from the coding sequence ATGACCACCCTCGCTCCTGCACCCGTCCGGTTTTATCCGCTGCGTGATTCGGTGACGATGCTGCGCCGCAACCTCAAGCACATGCTGCGCTACCCGTCGATGACCCTGACGCTGATCGGGATGCCGATCGTCTTCCTGCTGCTGTTCGTCTACGTGTTCGGCGGCACGCTGGGCGCCGGGCTCGGCGGGGCGTCCGGCGGGCGCGCCGAGTACGTCAACTATGTCGCGCCGGCGATCATCCTGATGACCGTGACGGCGACGGTCCAGGGGACGTCGATCTCGATCGCGATGGACCTGACCGAGGGCATCATCGCCCGGTTCCGGACGATGCACATCGCCCGCGTCTCGGTGCTGGCCGGGCACGTGCTGGGCAGCGTGATCCAGGCGGTGTTCGCCCTGGTGGTGGTGACCGGGGTGGCGCTGCTGGTCGGCTTCCGGCCGGCCGCGGGACCGGGCGCGTGGCTGGCCACGGCCGGGGTGCTGCTGGCGGTCACGTTCGCGCTCGTCTGGCTGGCCGTCGCGCTGGGCCAGGTGAGCAAGAGCGTGGAGACCGCGAGCAATGTGCTGATGCCGCTGGTGATCCTGCCGTTCCTCGGCAGCGGTTTCGTGCCCACCGACTCGATGCCGGCCGGGCTGCGCTGGTTCGCCGAGTACCAGCCGTTCACCCCGATCATCGAAACCCTGCGCGGGCTGCTGATGGACAAGCCGATCGGGAACAACGCGTGGTTCGCGCTCGGCTGGTGCCTCCTGATCGGACTGGTCGGCTACTTCTGGTCCAAGAAGCTGTTCGCCCGCGAATCCGCCCGCTGA
- a CDS encoding YciI family protein produces MAKYLFLTYGDEQAWEAETEQDRAAKEGAHGEFAAAAGDAIVGGHELLPAATATSLRGTGGGRPTVTDGPFLESKEVLGGYYLVEVPDLDAATALAGKLPELKAAHGGIEIRPIRTMG; encoded by the coding sequence ATGGCGAAGTACCTGTTCCTGACCTACGGGGACGAGCAGGCCTGGGAAGCGGAGACCGAGCAGGACCGGGCGGCCAAGGAGGGGGCGCACGGCGAGTTCGCCGCCGCGGCCGGAGACGCGATCGTCGGCGGCCATGAGCTGCTGCCGGCGGCGACCGCGACCAGCCTGCGGGGCACCGGGGGCGGGCGCCCGACGGTGACCGACGGGCCGTTCCTGGAGAGCAAGGAGGTGCTCGGCGGTTACTACCTGGTGGAGGTGCCCGACCTCGACGCCGCGACTGCGCTCGCCGGGAAGCTGCCGGAACTCAAGGCGGCGCACGGCGGGATCGAGATCCGGCCGATCCGCACGATGGGCTGA
- a CDS encoding YlcI/YnfO family protein, protein MDLTTYVNDLGREFASLAEAGGDEARALVERLTGPLESAIRMTLLDALSGASDEITRDLAPGSVELRLRGRDPDFVVTSPPAPAREAGPATASDGASDSDLVIAEDGPAARINVRLPEQLKAAVEEAAAKEGRSVNAWLVRAAAAALQRSDREQRLEARGNGKRAKQSFTGWVH, encoded by the coding sequence ATGGACTTGACCACGTATGTGAACGACCTCGGCCGTGAATTCGCCTCGCTGGCCGAAGCCGGCGGCGACGAGGCGCGTGCGCTGGTCGAGCGCCTGACCGGGCCGCTCGAATCGGCGATCCGGATGACGCTGCTGGACGCGCTCTCGGGGGCCTCCGACGAGATCACCCGGGACCTGGCCCCGGGCTCGGTGGAGCTGCGGCTGCGCGGCCGCGACCCGGACTTCGTCGTGACCTCGCCGCCCGCCCCGGCGCGCGAGGCCGGCCCGGCGACGGCGTCCGACGGCGCCTCCGACAGTGATCTGGTGATCGCCGAGGACGGCCCCGCCGCGCGGATCAACGTGCGCCTGCCCGAACAGCTCAAGGCGGCAGTCGAGGAGGCCGCGGCCAAGGAGGGGCGTTCGGTGAACGCCTGGCTGGTGCGGGCGGCCGCCGCCGCACTGCAGCGGTCCGACCGCGAGCAGCGCCTCGAAGCCCGCGGCAACGGGAAACGGGCCAAGCAGAGCTTCACCGGCTGGGTGCACTGA
- a CDS encoding epoxide hydrolase family protein, with product MTANEEIHPYRIAIPDEDLADLRDRLDRVRWAPEPAGGGEGYGVPVARVRGLVERWRRHYDWRAWENRLNAHPQYTTVIDGTKVHFLHVRSPEPDALPLVLSHGWPGSVAEYLEVIGPLSDPRRHGLDPSIAFDVVVPSLPGFGFSGPAADSGWGPQRIGRAWAVLMRRLGYDRYGAAGNDWGSGISLELGRAAPDRVLGAHVTQTWDPPPDDDPKWVAELGPKDKAAWEAFQDYVNNEAAYGAVQSQQPQTLAHALADSPVGLLGWNAQAMHRNGLADDAILTHVAIHWLTGTGGSAIRIYADHAREVPATGPTTVPLGVAQFAGDLPSIRVFSEHQHTIVSWHEYDRGGHYAAQDAPDLLVHDLRGFFTAVRSR from the coding sequence ATGACTGCAAACGAGGAAATCCACCCATACCGGATCGCGATTCCCGACGAGGACCTGGCCGATCTGCGGGACCGGCTCGACCGCGTCCGCTGGGCGCCCGAGCCCGCCGGCGGCGGCGAGGGCTACGGCGTCCCGGTCGCCCGGGTGCGGGGGCTGGTCGAGCGGTGGCGGCGCCACTATGACTGGCGTGCCTGGGAAAACCGGTTGAACGCGCACCCGCAGTACACCACCGTCATCGACGGCACGAAGGTGCACTTCCTGCACGTGCGCTCACCTGAGCCGGACGCGCTGCCGCTGGTGCTCAGCCACGGCTGGCCCGGGTCGGTCGCGGAGTACCTCGAGGTGATCGGCCCGCTCAGCGACCCGCGGCGGCACGGGCTCGACCCGTCCATCGCGTTCGATGTCGTGGTGCCTTCGTTGCCTGGCTTCGGCTTTTCCGGTCCGGCGGCCGACAGCGGCTGGGGGCCGCAGCGGATCGGCCGGGCGTGGGCCGTCCTGATGCGGCGCCTCGGCTACGACCGGTACGGCGCGGCCGGCAACGACTGGGGCTCGGGCATCTCCCTCGAACTCGGCCGGGCGGCCCCGGACCGGGTGCTCGGCGCGCACGTCACGCAGACCTGGGACCCGCCGCCGGACGACGACCCTAAGTGGGTGGCGGAGCTGGGGCCGAAGGACAAGGCCGCGTGGGAAGCGTTCCAGGACTACGTGAACAACGAAGCCGCGTACGGGGCCGTGCAGTCCCAGCAGCCGCAGACCCTCGCGCACGCGCTGGCCGACTCGCCCGTCGGGCTGCTGGGCTGGAACGCGCAGGCCATGCACCGCAACGGCCTGGCCGACGACGCCATCCTCACCCACGTCGCGATCCACTGGCTGACCGGCACCGGCGGCTCGGCCATCCGGATCTACGCCGACCACGCGCGGGAAGTGCCCGCCACCGGCCCCACCACCGTCCCGCTCGGCGTCGCGCAGTTCGCGGGCGACCTGCCCTCGATCCGGGTCTTCTCCGAGCACCAGCACACCATCGTGTCCTGGCACGAATACGACCGCGGCGGGCACTACGCCGCCCAGGACGCGCCGGACCTGCTGGTCCACGACCTGCGCGGGTTCTTCACCGCGGTCCGGTCGCGCTGA
- a CDS encoding TetR/AcrR family transcriptional regulator yields the protein MTERKPRPTGRHHGDLRNALESAALELIAENGPRGFTLAEACRRAGVSVAAPYKHFADRDALLAALAERGYDEQRRRFSAALASAGDPVEQMARFAAAYVRFAVEERGLFEATFSAGLDKSRYPALAEAGERLLLVLHDAAAQLRPGEKQALGLVHAVAATAHGFAAFVLEGIYSSAREAEAQASNAARLISASQDPGLVSVQDG from the coding sequence GTGACCGAACGCAAGCCCCGGCCGACCGGCCGGCACCACGGCGACCTCCGCAACGCGCTGGAGTCCGCGGCCCTGGAACTGATCGCCGAGAACGGCCCGCGCGGGTTCACCCTCGCCGAAGCGTGCCGTCGGGCCGGGGTGAGTGTGGCCGCGCCGTACAAGCACTTCGCGGACCGTGACGCGCTGCTGGCGGCTCTCGCGGAGCGCGGCTACGACGAGCAGCGACGCCGCTTCAGCGCGGCCCTCGCCTCCGCCGGCGATCCCGTCGAACAGATGGCGCGCTTCGCGGCGGCGTACGTGAGGTTCGCCGTCGAGGAGCGCGGCCTGTTCGAGGCGACCTTCAGCGCAGGCCTGGACAAGTCCCGCTACCCGGCCCTCGCCGAGGCCGGCGAACGGCTGCTGCTGGTCCTGCACGACGCGGCGGCACAGCTGCGGCCCGGCGAGAAGCAGGCCCTCGGTCTCGTCCACGCGGTCGCCGCCACTGCGCACGGTTTCGCCGCCTTCGTGCTCGAGGGGATCTATTCCTCGGCTCGGGAAGCGGAGGCCCAAGCCTCGAACGCGGCCCGCCTCATCTCGGCGAGCCAGGACCCAGGGCTCGTGAGTGTTCAGGACGGTTAG
- a CDS encoding DUF3558 family protein yields MKTALRSLCLVAVLATAGCGGGAIGGQVLSGAGGPSSPSSLPSMPPLPSAPARTPVTTAPTSSAGSGSGVNVFASMNACDLIGPDQQPYPFGDGERTHPGAHGEACVYAPRDRAAVSIQFLDATKAEEMTDHAGSRGKVVPVTVGKHSGLQIDNGLATCMVAISVGEADSVKVSLEAAHESLDELCGYARRIAEVIEPKLPAE; encoded by the coding sequence ATGAAGACAGCTCTGCGCTCGCTGTGCTTGGTGGCCGTGCTGGCGACGGCCGGCTGTGGCGGCGGTGCGATCGGCGGCCAGGTGCTGTCCGGCGCGGGCGGCCCCTCGAGCCCGTCGAGCCTGCCGAGCATGCCGCCCCTGCCGTCGGCCCCGGCGCGGACGCCGGTCACGACCGCGCCGACGTCGAGCGCCGGGAGTGGTTCGGGGGTCAACGTGTTCGCCTCGATGAACGCGTGTGACCTGATCGGCCCGGACCAGCAGCCTTACCCGTTCGGCGACGGCGAGCGGACGCACCCGGGCGCCCACGGCGAGGCGTGTGTGTATGCCCCGCGCGACCGGGCGGCGGTGTCGATCCAGTTCCTCGACGCCACCAAGGCCGAGGAGATGACCGACCACGCCGGCAGCCGCGGGAAGGTCGTCCCGGTCACCGTCGGCAAGCACAGCGGCCTCCAGATCGACAACGGGCTCGCCACCTGCATGGTCGCGATCTCCGTCGGCGAGGCCGACAGCGTCAAGGTTTCGCTGGAAGCGGCGCACGAGTCGCTCGACGAACTCTGCGGTTACGCGCGGCGGATCGCCGAGGTCATCGAGCCCAAGCTGCCGGCGGAGTGA
- a CDS encoding DUF4097 family beta strand repeat-containing protein, with product MPEFETPEAISATFEIGVAGEVRIGASDRTDTVVEVRPTDPSDESDVKAAQQVRVEYADGVLRVKGPKARPFDFSRKSRSVDVSVELPSGSRVSGDAQVANFRGTGRLGETRLKNSVGDFRFERTGPLTLDTSTGHVSAEQVAGNAEIRTGSGKVGIGRVEGNVVVKNSNGLTEIGAVTGDARLRAANGDISVDQAGTGLEAKTANGTVRVGEVVRGSVTLETALGDVEVGIAEGTAAWIDAHTGFGQVRNELDSTSRPGESDETVEVRAQTSYGHVTIRRS from the coding sequence ATGCCTGAATTCGAGACTCCCGAAGCCATTTCCGCCACCTTCGAGATCGGCGTCGCCGGCGAAGTGCGGATCGGCGCGAGCGACCGCACCGACACGGTCGTCGAGGTCCGCCCGACCGACCCGTCCGACGAATCCGACGTGAAGGCCGCGCAGCAGGTCCGCGTCGAGTACGCGGACGGCGTCCTGCGGGTCAAGGGACCGAAGGCCCGCCCGTTCGACTTCTCCCGCAAGAGCCGCTCGGTCGACGTGTCCGTCGAGCTGCCCAGCGGCTCCCGGGTGTCCGGCGACGCGCAGGTGGCGAACTTCCGCGGCACCGGCCGGCTCGGGGAGACCCGGCTCAAGAACTCCGTCGGGGACTTCCGGTTCGAGCGCACCGGCCCGCTGACCCTGGACACCTCGACCGGCCACGTGAGCGCGGAGCAGGTCGCGGGCAACGCCGAGATCCGCACCGGGTCCGGGAAGGTGGGCATCGGCCGGGTCGAGGGCAACGTGGTCGTCAAGAACTCCAATGGTCTCACCGAAATCGGCGCGGTCACCGGCGACGCGCGGCTGCGCGCGGCGAACGGCGACATCTCCGTCGACCAGGCGGGCACGGGGCTCGAGGCGAAGACGGCGAACGGCACCGTCCGCGTCGGCGAGGTGGTCCGCGGCTCGGTCACGCTCGAAACCGCGCTGGGCGACGTCGAGGTCGGCATCGCCGAGGGCACCGCGGCCTGGATCGACGCGCACACCGGCTTCGGCCAGGTGCGCAACGAGCTGGACAGCACCTCCCGGCCGGGCGAGTCCGACGAGACCGTCGAGGTGCGCGCGCAGACTTCCTACGGCCACGTGACCATCCGCCGTTCCTGA
- a CDS encoding GH12 family glycosyl hydrolase domain-containing protein has translation MTSRVLTHLRAVPAAAAACLALAAVAAPGATAAPAETNCQPQGSISLNGGEYTLQNNEWNSSDPQCVTTTSGTGWTVSTANFNLSGGAPATYPSIYKGCHWGACTTSSGLPIQVGNLGSATSSWSTTQPGTGAYDVAYDLWTNSAPTTGGQPDDSEIMIWINSRGGVGPFGGKVGTVSVSGLNWDVYTGRQTSWNIVSYVLQGGSTSVTNLDVKGLINDSVQRGTTGAGSYLLDAEAGFEIWQGGQGLGTNSFSFSASPANAAARR, from the coding sequence ATGACCTCCCGAGTCTTGACCCACCTGCGCGCTGTGCCCGCTGCCGCGGCCGCGTGCCTCGCGCTGGCCGCCGTCGCCGCGCCCGGCGCCACCGCCGCCCCGGCCGAAACCAACTGCCAGCCACAGGGCTCCATCAGTCTGAACGGCGGCGAGTACACCCTGCAGAACAACGAGTGGAACTCCTCCGACCCGCAGTGCGTGACGACCACGTCCGGCACCGGCTGGACGGTGAGCACGGCGAACTTCAACCTCTCCGGCGGCGCGCCGGCCACGTACCCGTCGATCTACAAGGGCTGTCACTGGGGCGCCTGCACCACCAGCAGCGGCCTGCCGATCCAGGTCGGCAACCTCGGCAGCGCGACCTCTTCGTGGTCGACCACCCAGCCCGGCACCGGCGCGTACGACGTGGCCTACGACCTGTGGACCAATTCCGCGCCCACCACCGGCGGGCAGCCGGACGACAGCGAGATCATGATCTGGATCAACTCCCGCGGCGGCGTCGGCCCGTTCGGCGGCAAGGTCGGAACGGTGTCGGTGAGCGGGCTGAACTGGGACGTCTACACCGGCCGCCAGACGTCCTGGAACATCGTTTCCTATGTCCTGCAAGGCGGCAGCACCTCGGTCACCAACCTCGACGTGAAGGGGCTGATCAACGACTCCGTGCAGCGCGGCACCACCGGCGCCGGCAGTTACCTGCTCGACGCGGAGGCCGGGTTCGAGATCTGGCAGGGCGGCCAGGGTCTGGGCACGAACTCGTTTTCCTTCAGCGCGAGCCCGGCCAACGCCGCCGCCCGCCGGTAA
- a CDS encoding ATP-binding cassette domain-containing protein has translation MVTQPSPAAIAASGLRKSFGDHVVLDGVDLSVPRGTVFSLLGANGAGKTTTVKILSTLLSADSGSAQVGGHDIAAEPDAVRAAIGVTGQFSAVDNLLTGQENLLLMADLHHLGRRDGRRRVASLLEQFDLIEAGGKPASAYSGGMRRRLDLAMTLVGSPSVIFLDEPTTGLDPRSRRGMWQIVRELVAGGVTIFLTTQYLEEADELADRIAVLDHGRLVAEGTAAELKRRVAGGHVRLQFAGPSDLDAATRLLGQASRDTDALALRVPSDGSLRSLKTLIDRLDEQSIEVGELSVHTPDLDDVFLALTGNPDYEKVTTR, from the coding sequence ATGGTTACCCAGCCATCCCCGGCGGCGATCGCGGCGTCCGGGCTGCGCAAGTCGTTCGGCGACCACGTGGTGCTCGACGGCGTCGACCTGAGCGTGCCGCGGGGCACCGTCTTCTCGCTGCTCGGCGCGAACGGCGCCGGAAAGACCACTACGGTCAAGATCCTGTCCACCCTGCTCAGTGCCGACAGCGGCAGCGCCCAGGTCGGCGGGCACGACATCGCGGCCGAGCCGGACGCGGTGCGCGCCGCGATCGGCGTCACCGGCCAGTTCTCCGCGGTGGACAACCTGCTCACCGGCCAGGAGAACCTGCTCCTGATGGCGGATCTGCACCACCTCGGCCGGCGTGACGGCCGGCGCCGCGTCGCGAGCCTGCTGGAACAGTTCGATCTGATTGAGGCGGGCGGCAAACCGGCGTCGGCCTACTCCGGCGGCATGCGGCGCCGGCTCGACCTGGCGATGACGCTGGTCGGCAGCCCCAGCGTGATCTTCCTCGACGAGCCGACCACCGGGCTCGACCCGCGCAGCCGCCGGGGCATGTGGCAGATCGTCCGGGAGCTGGTGGCCGGCGGCGTCACCATCTTCCTGACCACGCAGTACCTGGAGGAGGCCGATGAGCTGGCGGACCGGATCGCGGTCCTGGACCACGGCCGGCTGGTCGCCGAGGGCACCGCGGCCGAGCTGAAGCGCCGCGTCGCCGGCGGGCACGTCCGCCTCCAGTTCGCCGGCCCGAGCGACCTCGACGCGGCCACGCGGCTGCTGGGCCAGGCCTCGCGCGACACCGACGCGCTGGCCCTGCGGGTGCCCAGCGACGGCAGCCTGCGCTCGCTGAAGACCCTGATCGACCGGCTCGACGAGCAGTCCATCGAGGTCGGCGAGCTGTCCGTGCACACCCCCGACCTCGACGACGTTTTCCTGGCTCTCACCGGCAATCCCGACTACGAGAAGGTGACTACGCGATGA
- a CDS encoding RNA polymerase sigma factor, with the protein MTTEAEVGEAVAQAHRREWALVLAATVRVVRDLDLAEECAQEAYAQALRTWAVNGVPSRPGAWLTTVARNRGKDLLRRESVLRSALPLLVTDEVAPGPEPSEFEDDRLRLVFTCCHPALSREAQVALTARLVCGLSTVEVARAFLVQETAMAARITRAKKKISGARIPYRVPSAEDLPERVDAVLEVVHLVFTTGHVAPVGAQLVRRDLVDGAVHLARTLHQLLPGNGDVAGLLALLLFTDARRETRLSDDGHLILLDEQDRSRWDAAQIEEAAALLAESLRRTGPTRYSVQAAIAAVHAEAPTWADTDWAEVTALYDVLRRLWPSPVVELNRAVALGFRDGPEAGLAALAPLLDEPALGTYAYLSAARADFLRRLGRWAEAATSYEEALALSGNEVERGFLAGRLEEALGRLG; encoded by the coding sequence ATGACCACCGAGGCCGAAGTCGGCGAGGCGGTCGCGCAGGCGCACCGTCGCGAGTGGGCCCTGGTGCTCGCCGCGACGGTGCGCGTGGTGCGCGACCTCGACCTCGCGGAGGAGTGCGCCCAGGAGGCGTACGCCCAGGCGCTGCGGACCTGGGCCGTCAACGGGGTGCCGTCGCGTCCGGGCGCCTGGCTGACCACCGTCGCGCGCAACCGGGGCAAGGACCTGCTGCGGCGGGAGTCGGTGCTGCGCTCGGCGCTGCCGTTGCTGGTCACCGACGAGGTCGCGCCCGGGCCGGAGCCCTCGGAGTTCGAGGACGACCGGCTGCGCCTCGTTTTCACCTGCTGCCACCCCGCGCTGTCCCGCGAGGCCCAGGTGGCGCTGACCGCGCGGCTGGTCTGCGGTCTGTCCACTGTGGAAGTGGCGCGGGCGTTCCTGGTCCAGGAGACGGCGATGGCGGCGCGGATCACGCGGGCGAAGAAGAAGATCAGCGGGGCCCGGATCCCGTACCGCGTGCCCTCGGCCGAGGACCTGCCGGAGCGGGTCGACGCCGTGCTCGAGGTGGTGCACCTGGTGTTCACCACCGGCCACGTGGCGCCGGTCGGCGCGCAGCTGGTGCGGCGGGACCTGGTCGACGGGGCGGTCCACCTGGCCCGCACCCTGCACCAGCTGCTGCCGGGCAACGGCGACGTCGCCGGACTGCTGGCGCTGCTGCTGTTCACCGACGCCCGCCGGGAGACGCGCCTTTCCGATGACGGGCACCTGATCCTGCTCGACGAGCAGGACCGCTCCAGGTGGGACGCCGCCCAGATCGAGGAAGCGGCCGCGCTGCTGGCGGAATCACTCCGGCGCACGGGCCCGACCAGGTATTCGGTCCAGGCCGCGATCGCCGCCGTGCACGCGGAGGCGCCGACCTGGGCGGACACCGACTGGGCGGAGGTGACCGCGCTGTACGACGTGCTGCGCCGGCTGTGGCCCTCGCCCGTGGTCGAGCTGAACCGCGCGGTCGCGCTCGGCTTCCGCGACGGCCCGGAAGCCGGCCTCGCCGCACTCGCGCCCCTGCTGGACGAGCCGGCGCTGGGCACGTACGCCTACTTGAGCGCCGCCCGCGCCGACTTCCTCCGCCGGCTCGGCCGCTGGGCGGAAGCGGCCACCTCGTACGAGGAAGCCTTGGCACTGAGCGGAAACGAGGTGGAGCGCGGCTTCCTGGCCGGACGGCTGGAGGAGGCGCTGGGGCGGCTCGGCTGA